One genomic window of Sphingobacterium oryzagri includes the following:
- a CDS encoding sugar-binding domain-containing protein — MILHSYRRIGRRIILSLTLTVATCVVANAQQSIDLAGKWTVALDSLDIGEEREWAKNSFSANINLPGTLDGAGLGEPNMLKPALTKPQLTHLTRKHSYIGAAWYTKEISIPKDWKDKKIGLKLERVLWKTQVWVDGKKVDVEQNSLIAPHYFDLTNYLTPGKTQRLTLKIDNRKFFDLSYDNMAHAYTNHTQIIWNGVIGDIQLTAENALSVADVQVFSSLANKNVQVKAVLRNDGQRSIKRQIVFNIRDKADQSIVATQSKDLVLAAGINELEFTMPVNSAIKPWDEFHPNLYTLESSIKESQMQKKETDFAFRDFTTSGKTFLLNGKPIFLRGTLECNIFPLTGHPPMKKNEWKKLFQTAKNWGLNHIRFHSWCPPEAAFQAADDIGMYLQVELPIWSLTVGELQSTTAFLYQEADRMIKEYGNHPSFMLWSMGNELQGKMEVLNKMVDVIKRKDSRHLYANTSFTFEKGHGDRPEKNDDFFVTQWTTDGWVRGQGVFNDQSPSFNKNYNAALVNVHVPVVTHEIGQYAVYPNLKEIDKYTGVLDPLNFKAIREDLQAKGMINQADDFLTSSGKLAAILYKEEIERALKTAGISGFQLLDLHDFPGQGTALVGLLDAFWDSKGILDSTEFKNFNAPLVPLLNFEKATYKNTETFHGAVAISNYFKEFEHDQAINWKIVAGDKELKSGQLSGRIALGFNDLAGKISLDLNEIKVATKLTMTLSLAGTNFQNSWNIWVYPDKKVNDYGKVFYTQDVQEAMRQLRKGKKVLLNPDWKTIEGLEGKFVPVFWSPVHFPKQAGSMGLLLDNTHAAFNDFPTDNHTDWQWWDLHRKSTTLVLDSLEGGTPLIQMVDNFANNRKLALAVEGEMHGGKLMIVSIDLATDLEGRPVANQLLKSILTYMNSENFEPEKISNPSWLEAKLKARKKEQAKQDATAIY; from the coding sequence ATGATATTACACAGTTATAGACGTATCGGGCGAAGGATCATTTTATCGTTGACGCTAACGGTAGCCACGTGCGTTGTTGCAAACGCACAACAATCCATTGATCTTGCGGGTAAATGGACCGTTGCGCTGGATTCACTAGACATTGGCGAGGAGAGAGAATGGGCGAAGAATTCATTCAGCGCAAACATCAATCTGCCCGGAACGCTAGATGGCGCCGGTTTGGGTGAGCCAAATATGCTGAAACCAGCTCTAACAAAGCCACAACTGACGCATTTAACACGTAAACACAGCTATATTGGCGCCGCTTGGTATACCAAAGAGATCAGCATCCCGAAAGATTGGAAGGACAAGAAAATTGGTCTGAAATTGGAGCGCGTGCTGTGGAAGACGCAAGTCTGGGTGGATGGAAAAAAAGTGGACGTCGAGCAAAACAGTCTGATTGCACCGCATTATTTTGATCTGACGAACTACTTAACGCCCGGCAAAACACAACGGTTAACGCTTAAGATTGACAACCGCAAATTTTTTGATCTAAGCTACGACAATATGGCGCATGCATACACAAACCATACGCAAATTATCTGGAACGGTGTGATTGGCGACATTCAGTTGACGGCCGAAAATGCGCTATCGGTCGCGGACGTGCAAGTATTTAGCAGCCTGGCGAACAAAAATGTGCAGGTAAAAGCGGTATTGCGGAATGATGGTCAGCGCAGCATAAAAAGACAAATCGTATTTAACATTCGTGATAAAGCAGATCAATCTATTGTGGCTACACAAAGCAAAGATTTGGTCTTGGCCGCTGGAATAAACGAACTGGAATTTACCATGCCTGTAAATAGCGCGATTAAGCCCTGGGATGAATTTCATCCGAATCTTTATACACTGGAATCGTCGATCAAGGAATCGCAAATGCAGAAAAAAGAGACAGACTTTGCCTTTCGTGATTTTACTACATCGGGAAAAACATTCTTACTAAACGGCAAACCGATCTTTTTACGGGGTACATTAGAATGCAATATTTTTCCACTTACGGGTCATCCACCGATGAAAAAAAACGAATGGAAAAAGCTATTTCAAACCGCTAAAAACTGGGGATTAAACCACATCAGGTTTCACTCTTGGTGTCCACCAGAAGCCGCCTTCCAAGCAGCAGATGACATTGGTATGTATCTGCAAGTCGAATTACCGATTTGGTCACTTACGGTTGGCGAATTACAGAGTACAACAGCATTTCTTTATCAGGAAGCCGATCGGATGATCAAGGAATATGGCAACCACCCTTCGTTTATGCTGTGGAGCATGGGCAACGAACTTCAGGGAAAGATGGAAGTGTTAAACAAAATGGTCGATGTTATCAAACGTAAAGATTCGAGACATTTGTATGCAAACACGTCTTTTACATTTGAAAAAGGACATGGTGACAGACCGGAAAAAAACGATGACTTCTTTGTTACGCAATGGACAACGGATGGATGGGTGCGCGGACAAGGCGTATTTAATGACCAAAGCCCGTCGTTTAATAAAAATTACAACGCTGCACTTGTTAATGTGCATGTGCCGGTCGTGACGCATGAAATCGGTCAATATGCGGTGTACCCCAATCTCAAAGAAATTGACAAATACACAGGTGTTCTTGATCCGCTGAATTTTAAGGCGATCCGGGAAGATCTTCAAGCCAAGGGCATGATCAATCAAGCCGATGACTTTCTGACATCTTCAGGGAAATTAGCAGCCATATTATACAAAGAAGAAATAGAGCGCGCGCTAAAAACAGCGGGCATCAGCGGCTTCCAGCTGTTGGATCTGCATGATTTCCCTGGACAAGGAACAGCGCTTGTTGGATTATTGGATGCTTTTTGGGACAGTAAGGGTATTTTGGACTCTACCGAGTTTAAAAACTTTAATGCGCCACTCGTTCCGCTGTTGAACTTCGAAAAAGCGACCTATAAAAACACCGAAACCTTTCATGGAGCGGTCGCCATTTCTAATTACTTCAAGGAATTCGAGCATGACCAAGCGATCAACTGGAAAATAGTAGCCGGTGATAAGGAGCTAAAAAGCGGTCAATTATCCGGCAGGATTGCCTTAGGCTTTAACGATCTGGCTGGTAAAATATCACTGGATCTTAACGAAATAAAAGTAGCAACCAAACTGACCATGACATTATCCTTGGCGGGCACAAACTTTCAGAACAGCTGGAACATCTGGGTGTATCCGGATAAAAAGGTCAACGATTATGGCAAGGTATTTTATACGCAAGATGTGCAGGAAGCTATGCGCCAATTGCGAAAAGGAAAAAAAGTATTGTTAAATCCCGATTGGAAAACCATCGAAGGTTTGGAAGGTAAATTCGTACCGGTTTTTTGGAGTCCGGTGCATTTTCCAAAACAGGCAGGATCCATGGGTTTACTGTTAGACAATACACATGCGGCATTCAACGATTTTCCAACCGATAACCACACAGACTGGCAGTGGTGGGATTTGCATCGCAAATCCACCACGCTAGTGCTGGACTCTCTGGAAGGTGGAACTCCGCTTATCCAAATGGTAGACAACTTCGCTAATAACAGAAAATTAGCCTTAGCGGTTGAGGGCGAAATGCACGGCGGTAAACTGATGATCGTTTCAATTGACCTGGCCACCGATCTGGAGGGAAGACCGGTAGCCAATCAGCTCTTGAAATCCATACTAACCTATATGAACAGTGAAAACTTCGAGCCGGAGAAAATCAGCAATCCATCTTGGCTGGAAGCAAAACTTAAAGCAAGAAAAAAAGAACAGGCTAAGCAAGATGCTACAGCTATTTATTAA